Proteins co-encoded in one Bacillus sp. FSL H8-0547 genomic window:
- the rnmV gene encoding ribonuclease M5, whose translation MKIKEIIVVEGRDDTTAIKRSVDADTIETNGSAVGDAVIEQIRLAQKTRGVIIFTDPDFPGEKIRKMVAEQVPGCKHAFLAKPDARPKNGRGIGVEHASKEAIRNALKDVKEEMADTDPVIHKSDLLAAGLIGGPKAKDRRERLGVLLKIGYTNGKQLEKRLHMFKITREAFAQAIEEIVREEQQND comes from the coding sequence ATGAAAATCAAAGAAATTATTGTAGTGGAAGGCAGAGACGATACGACGGCCATCAAACGGTCTGTTGACGCCGACACAATCGAGACGAACGGCTCTGCGGTTGGAGATGCGGTCATTGAACAGATCCGTCTTGCACAGAAGACGCGGGGAGTTATTATTTTCACAGACCCTGACTTTCCGGGTGAAAAAATCCGCAAGATGGTTGCCGAACAGGTTCCCGGCTGCAAGCATGCCTTTTTGGCAAAGCCTGATGCACGTCCGAAAAACGGCAGGGGCATAGGCGTAGAGCATGCTTCAAAAGAGGCCATAAGGAACGCTCTGAAGGATGTTAAAGAAGAAATGGCGGATACCGATCCTGTCATTCATAAAAGCGATTTGCTGGCAGCGGGTCTGATCGGAGGTCCAAAAGCAAAGGACCGGAGAGAAAGACTTGGCGTGCTTTTAAAAATAGGATACACAAACGGCAAGCAGCTTGAAAAAAGACTTCATATGTTCAAGATAACAAGAGAAGCTTTTGCACAAGCTATTGAGGAGATTGTTCGGGAGGAGCAGCAGAATGATTAA
- a CDS encoding ribose-phosphate diphosphokinase translates to MSNRYADSNLKIFTLNSNTALAQEIADEVGVDLGKCSVTRFSDGEVQINIEESIRGCDVFVIQSTSAPVNEHLMEVLIMIDALKRASAKTINIVMPYYGYARQDRKARAREPITAKLVANLLETAGADRVITLDLHAPQIQGFFDILIDHLMGVPILAEYFQEKDLKDIVIVSPDHGGVTRARKLADRLKAPIAIIDKRRPRPNVAEVMNIVGNIEGKTAILIDDIIDTAGTITLAANALVENGATDVYACCTHPVLSGPAIERIQNSNIKELVVTNSIALGEEKKIDKLKQLSVAPLIGEAIIRVHEEQSVSTLFD, encoded by the coding sequence ATGTCAAATCGTTATGCAGATTCAAATTTAAAGATTTTTACATTAAACTCAAACACTGCCTTGGCTCAGGAAATTGCAGATGAAGTCGGTGTTGATTTAGGTAAATGTTCGGTAACACGCTTCAGTGACGGCGAAGTTCAGATCAACATTGAAGAAAGTATCCGCGGCTGTGATGTTTTTGTCATTCAGTCAACGAGTGCTCCGGTAAATGAGCATCTGATGGAAGTTCTGATCATGATTGATGCGTTAAAGCGTGCTTCTGCAAAAACAATCAACATTGTTATGCCTTACTACGGATATGCACGCCAGGACCGCAAAGCCCGTGCACGTGAACCGATTACAGCTAAGCTTGTTGCAAACCTCCTTGAGACGGCAGGAGCCGACCGCGTGATCACTCTTGACCTGCACGCTCCTCAAATCCAAGGTTTCTTTGACATTTTAATTGACCATTTAATGGGTGTTCCAATTCTTGCTGAGTACTTCCAGGAGAAAGATCTGAAGGATATCGTCATTGTCTCTCCTGACCACGGCGGAGTAACCCGCGCCCGCAAACTTGCTGACCGTCTGAAAGCGCCGATCGCCATTATCGATAAGCGCCGCCCTAGACCGAATGTTGCGGAAGTCATGAACATTGTCGGTAACATCGAAGGCAAAACAGCCATCTTAATCGACGACATCATCGACACAGCCGGAACAATCACTCTTGCTGCAAATGCACTAGTAGAAAACGGCGCGACAGATGTGTACGCCTGCTGTACGCACCCTGTACTTTCAGGACCGGCCATCGAACGCATTCAAAACTCAAATATTAAAGAACTTGTAGTAACAAACTCTATTGCTCTCGGCGAAGAGAAAAAAATCGACAAGCTTAAGCAGCTGTCTGTTGCCCCGCTGATCGGCGAAGCCATCATTCGTGTTCACGAAGAGCAATCTGTTTCTACTTTGTTTGATTGA
- the purR gene encoding pur operon repressor, with translation MKFRRSGRLVDMTYYLLQHPHALVPLTFFSDQYQSAKSSISEDLTIIKQTFEQRGIGSLLTVPGAAGGVKFIPRIGASEAREIIDELCSLMAKPERLLPGGYLYLTDILGNPSIVNQIGRLFASVFADRKIDLVMTVATKGIPVAYAVANQLDVPVVIVRRDSKVTEGPTVSINYVSGSSKRIQTMVLSKRSLKTGSNVLIIDDFMKAGGTINGMVSMLEEFNANLAGIGVLVESEGVEERLVDEYISVVKLTDVDVKEKQIEVSDGNYFRFLK, from the coding sequence ATGAAATTTCGTCGCAGTGGACGGCTTGTTGATATGACTTATTACTTGCTACAACATCCACATGCACTTGTTCCTTTAACTTTTTTCTCTGATCAGTACCAATCTGCCAAATCGTCCATCAGTGAGGATTTGACTATTATAAAGCAAACATTTGAACAAAGAGGCATTGGTTCTCTTTTAACGGTGCCGGGAGCAGCTGGCGGGGTAAAGTTTATCCCGAGAATCGGAGCTTCAGAAGCAAGAGAGATCATTGACGAGCTTTGCAGTCTCATGGCTAAACCGGAAAGACTGCTGCCTGGAGGGTATTTATACTTAACGGATATTCTTGGTAACCCTTCCATTGTGAATCAGATTGGAAGACTTTTCGCGTCTGTTTTCGCGGACCGGAAAATCGACCTGGTCATGACGGTCGCTACGAAGGGGATTCCTGTTGCCTATGCTGTGGCTAATCAGCTTGATGTGCCCGTTGTCATTGTCAGGCGCGACAGCAAGGTAACAGAAGGTCCTACAGTCAGCATTAATTATGTCTCAGGCTCTTCAAAACGGATTCAAACGATGGTTCTCTCTAAGAGAAGCCTCAAGACAGGGTCAAATGTCCTGATCATTGATGACTTTATGAAAGCCGGCGGGACCATTAACGGAATGGTCAGCATGCTCGAGGAATTCAATGCAAATCTTGCAGGCATCGGTGTACTGGTAGAATCAGAAGGCGTTGAAGAGCGTCTTGTTGACGAGTACATATCTGTGGTCAAACTGACAGACGTTGATGTAAAGGAAAAACAGATAGAAGTTTCGGACGGGAATTATTTCCGGTTTTTAAAATAG
- a CDS encoding anti-sigma-F factor Fin family protein — MALHYTCRHCGVKVGTIDSVSVYSEQLGFQHLSQEERREMISYEQNGDIQVKTICEDCQEALERNPDYHQLQRFIQ; from the coding sequence ATGGCGCTACACTATACATGCCGCCATTGCGGCGTTAAGGTCGGAACAATTGACAGCGTTTCAGTATACAGCGAGCAATTGGGTTTTCAGCACCTGTCGCAGGAAGAGAGACGAGAGATGATCTCATATGAACAAAATGGCGATATTCAAGTAAAAACCATCTGCGAGGATTGTCAGGAAGCGCTGGAACGCAATCCGGACTATCACCAGCTGCAGCGGTTTATTCAATAA
- the spoVG gene encoding septation regulator SpoVG translates to MEVTDVRLRRVNTEGRMRAIASITLDHEFVVHDIRVIDGNNGLFVAMPSKRTPDGEFRDIAHPINSGTRGKIQEAVLTEYHRLGELEVEFEEAGAS, encoded by the coding sequence ATGGAAGTTACTGACGTAAGATTACGCCGCGTAAACACCGAAGGCCGCATGAGAGCGATTGCATCCATCACACTTGATCATGAATTTGTTGTTCATGACATCCGCGTTATTGATGGCAACAACGGGCTGTTTGTTGCAATGCCCAGCAAAAGAACTCCTGATGGTGAGTTCCGTGATATCGCGCATCCGATCAATTCTGGAACTCGAGGGAAAATTCAGGAAGCTGTATTAACCGAGTATCATCGTTTAGGTGAACTTGAAGTTGAATTTGAAGAAGCAGGTGCTTCTTGA
- the pth gene encoding aminoacyl-tRNA hydrolase, which yields MKLFIGLGNPGKQYENTRHNVGFIAIDELSRRFGIPLDRTKFNGIYGMGHVSGEKVILLKPLTYMNLSGECIRPLMDYYEIDDQDLAVIYDDLDLPAGKVRLRTKGSAGGHNGIKSMIQHLNTQEFNRVRIGIDRPSGGMSVSNYVLGSFGKEEWPSIQDAIALSADACESFIKEPFLQVMNKYN from the coding sequence ATGAAACTTTTCATTGGACTCGGAAATCCGGGAAAACAATATGAAAACACACGTCATAACGTAGGATTTATCGCGATTGACGAGCTTTCCAGACGGTTCGGCATTCCTCTGGACCGCACGAAATTTAACGGGATTTATGGAATGGGGCATGTTTCGGGAGAGAAAGTCATATTATTAAAACCACTTACCTACATGAATCTTTCTGGTGAATGCATCAGGCCATTAATGGATTATTATGAGATAGATGACCAAGATCTCGCCGTCATCTATGATGACCTTGATCTGCCGGCAGGGAAGGTCAGACTGAGAACAAAAGGAAGCGCCGGGGGACATAACGGAATCAAGTCAATGATCCAGCATTTAAATACACAGGAATTCAACCGCGTGAGAATCGGGATCGACCGTCCCTCAGGAGGGATGAGTGTATCCAATTACGTGCTTGGCTCTTTTGGGAAAGAAGAATGGCCGAGCATTCAGGATGCAATCGCTCTTTCTGCAGATGCATGCGAGAGTTTTATCAAAGAGCCTTTCCTTCAAGTGATGAACAAATACAATTGA
- a CDS encoding Veg family protein — protein MAKTLGDIKNSLESNLGKRLTLKANGGRRKTIERSGVLTETYPAVFVVQLDQDENAFERVSYSYADVLTETVQLTFFEDTSGSVAVAGQ, from the coding sequence ATGGCAAAAACGTTAGGCGATATCAAAAACTCCCTGGAGTCCAATCTTGGCAAGCGGCTTACGCTGAAAGCAAACGGCGGCCGAAGAAAAACGATTGAACGTTCAGGTGTTCTTACAGAGACGTACCCAGCTGTTTTCGTTGTACAACTAGATCAGGATGAAAATGCATTTGAACGCGTATCATACAGTTATGCAGATGTCTTAACTGAAACCGTGCAATTAACTTTTTTTGAAGATACATCAGGTTCAGTAGCAGTTGCTGGGCAGTAG
- a CDS encoding ubiquitin-like domain-containing protein, translating to MINHMKKLLSERLSMNKIVLAIVSLVVLATGTAFATFEATKNTVTVTMNGKSEKLRTHARTVDELLQDLNIDRKKEDNVSPEGDAEIKNNLNVVFEASKPVQLTVDDEKRTIRTTAKTVEEFLKEQNIKITGHDKMNASKDTKISDNLKLNIEKAIQITLTVGDKKQQVWSTSTTVADFLKDQKVQVNELDKVEPQIHETLSANDAVIVTRVEKVTDVVEEPVAFSVVTKNDQDIPKGKQEVIKPGSEGKVAKHFEVMLENGKEVSRKLIKEETVKESQDRVVALGTKAAPKPAASKPETVSRSNDSVSKEFYVTSTAYTAHCNGCSGTTATGVDLRSNPNAKVIAVDPSVIPLGTKVYVEGYGYAVASDTGGAIKGKKIDVFFSDKGAAYRWGRKTVKIRVLN from the coding sequence GTGATAAACCATATGAAAAAGCTGTTATCCGAAAGACTAAGCATGAACAAGATTGTCCTCGCAATTGTCAGTTTAGTCGTTTTAGCTACGGGTACCGCGTTCGCTACATTTGAAGCGACGAAGAACACCGTAACTGTCACGATGAACGGCAAAAGCGAGAAGCTCAGGACACATGCACGTACAGTAGATGAATTACTCCAAGATTTAAACATAGATAGAAAAAAAGAAGATAACGTATCACCGGAAGGCGATGCTGAAATCAAAAACAACCTGAACGTTGTTTTTGAGGCTTCGAAACCTGTACAGTTAACTGTGGATGATGAGAAAAGGACAATAAGGACAACAGCCAAAACCGTAGAAGAATTTTTGAAGGAACAGAACATAAAGATTACCGGGCACGATAAGATGAATGCTTCAAAAGATACAAAGATATCAGATAATCTTAAGCTCAACATTGAGAAAGCCATACAGATTACACTAACAGTTGGAGATAAAAAACAACAAGTATGGTCAACTTCGACTACTGTCGCTGACTTTTTGAAAGACCAAAAAGTACAGGTAAATGAACTTGATAAGGTTGAACCCCAAATTCATGAAACATTGAGTGCAAATGATGCCGTAATCGTCACACGCGTAGAAAAAGTCACCGATGTAGTGGAAGAACCAGTTGCGTTTTCAGTTGTAACAAAGAATGACCAAGACATTCCTAAAGGAAAACAGGAAGTTATTAAACCTGGTTCAGAAGGCAAAGTTGCGAAACATTTTGAAGTTATGCTTGAAAATGGAAAAGAAGTGTCTAGAAAGCTGATCAAAGAAGAGACTGTAAAAGAAAGTCAGGATCGTGTAGTGGCACTGGGCACAAAAGCTGCGCCTAAACCGGCTGCAAGCAAACCGGAAACAGTGTCCAGATCTAATGATTCTGTATCCAAAGAGTTTTACGTAACATCAACAGCATACACAGCACACTGCAACGGATGTTCAGGTACAACGGCGACAGGTGTGGATTTGAGATCAAATCCAAACGCCAAGGTCATTGCCGTTGATCCGAGCGTGATTCCGCTTGGCACAAAAGTGTATGTTGAAGGCTACGGGTATGCCGTTGCCTCTGATACAGGCGGCGCTATTAAAGGGAAAAAGATTGATGTATTCTTCTCTGATAAGGGAGCAGCCTACCGCTGGGGAAGAAAGACCGTTAAAATAAGAGTACTGAACTAA
- a CDS encoding 50S ribosomal protein L25/general stress protein Ctc, producing MTTLKVKERTVFTSSARRKVREEGQVPAVIYGKTTEPKSISIDSIELIKTLRDEGRNAIIKLDLDGKSHSVMLYEMQTDPLKNEITHADFYVVNMKEDVEVDVPITLTGDAQGVKDGGVLQQPLYQASITAKPNEIPQTIEVDISELGVNDTLTIGDVKISGKYSFNHEKDEVVASILPPQQEEEIDSGEEQEPGEPENAEGRENEEDAAEGEKQE from the coding sequence ATGACAACTCTAAAAGTAAAAGAACGTACAGTATTTACGAGCTCGGCGAGAAGAAAGGTCCGCGAAGAAGGACAGGTTCCCGCTGTTATTTACGGTAAAACAACAGAACCCAAATCAATCTCTATAGATAGCATAGAATTAATTAAGACGCTGCGCGACGAAGGCCGCAACGCAATTATAAAACTGGATCTTGACGGAAAGTCCCATTCTGTCATGCTGTATGAAATGCAGACAGATCCTCTTAAAAACGAAATCACTCATGCCGATTTCTACGTTGTTAACATGAAAGAGGATGTAGAAGTCGATGTTCCGATTACTCTTACTGGAGATGCACAGGGAGTTAAGGACGGCGGCGTTCTGCAGCAGCCTCTGTACCAGGCTTCCATTACAGCTAAGCCGAATGAAATCCCTCAGACAATTGAGGTTGATATTTCAGAGCTTGGCGTAAATGACACGCTGACAATCGGCGATGTGAAGATTTCAGGCAAATATTCATTCAACCATGAAAAGGATGAGGTCGTTGCTTCTATTCTTCCTCCACAGCAGGAAGAGGAAATCGACAGCGGTGAAGAGCAGGAGCCTGGAGAGCCTGAGAATGCTGAAGGCAGAGAAAACGAAGAGGATGCTGCTGAAGGCGAAAAACAAGAGTAA
- the ispE gene encoding 4-(cytidine 5'-diphospho)-2-C-methyl-D-erythritol kinase: protein MRILEKAPAKINLSLDVLHKRQDGFHEVKMIMTTIDLADRVELVELPEDTIQIISHNRFVPDDQRNLAYQAALLLKTRYGVKKGVSISITKVIPVAAGLAGGSSDAAAALRGLNRLWKLGLSLDELAELGAEIGSDVSFCVYGGTALATGRGEKIQHIDTPPHCWVVLAKPTIGVSTADVYRNLKLDSVKHPDVDGMIEGIKEQDFDKICSLLGNVLEDVTLNMYPEVANIKDQMKRFGADAVLMSGSGPTVFGLVRYESRLHRVYNGLRGFCDQVFAVRLIGERNSLD from the coding sequence TTGCGTATTTTGGAAAAAGCGCCGGCTAAAATCAACCTTTCGCTTGATGTGCTCCATAAAAGACAAGATGGATTTCATGAAGTGAAGATGATTATGACAACAATTGATTTAGCCGACCGCGTTGAACTTGTGGAACTGCCTGAAGATACGATTCAAATTATCTCCCACAACCGCTTTGTTCCGGATGATCAGCGGAACCTCGCGTATCAGGCCGCCCTGCTTCTGAAAACGAGGTACGGGGTGAAAAAGGGCGTTTCCATCTCCATCACGAAAGTCATTCCGGTCGCTGCGGGCCTTGCAGGCGGAAGCAGCGACGCAGCTGCCGCTCTCAGAGGGCTGAACCGGCTGTGGAAGCTAGGTTTAAGCCTGGACGAGCTTGCAGAGCTTGGAGCGGAAATTGGTTCTGATGTATCGTTCTGTGTATATGGCGGAACGGCCCTTGCTACAGGCCGCGGGGAAAAGATTCAGCATATTGATACCCCTCCGCACTGCTGGGTGGTGCTTGCCAAGCCGACAATCGGCGTATCAACGGCAGATGTATACCGGAACCTGAAGCTTGACTCTGTTAAACATCCTGATGTTGACGGAATGATAGAGGGAATTAAGGAACAGGATTTTGACAAAATCTGCAGCCTTCTCGGCAATGTGCTGGAAGATGTCACGCTGAATATGTACCCTGAGGTTGCAAATATTAAAGATCAGATGAAACGCTTTGGTGCCGATGCCGTTCTGATGAGCGGAAGCGGACCCACTGTTTTCGGGCTGGTCCGCTATGAGTCAAGGCTGCACCGGGTGTATAACGGATTAAGAGGTTTCTGTGATCAGGTTTTTGCTGTGAGGTTGATTGGAGAACGGAATAGCCTTGATTAA
- the yabG gene encoding sporulation peptidase YabG, with product MQVKIGDIVARKSYQCDVLFRVIDLKQTEDGNWAAILYGEEVRLIADALCDDLAVIDDRERMERKVHEKEKLEQSLYLLKQDYRLLQEKREYQATANYSHNEEFFHLPGKVLHLDGDPTYLQKCLSLYERVGVPVFGVHVKETEMENVVAELIEEYRPNILVITGHDAYSKHKGPINDLNAYRHSKHFVQTVRNARKAVPHLDQLVIFAGACQSHFESIIRAGANFASSPSRVNIHALDPVYIVAKISFTPFSERINVWDVLRNTLTREKGLGGIETKGVLRTGMPYRRHDDTSSS from the coding sequence ATGCAAGTTAAAATAGGTGATATTGTAGCCCGCAAATCTTATCAGTGCGATGTCCTGTTCAGGGTCATAGATCTGAAGCAGACAGAAGACGGCAATTGGGCTGCTATTTTATACGGAGAAGAAGTACGTCTGATCGCTGATGCTCTCTGCGATGATTTAGCAGTGATCGATGACCGTGAGCGCATGGAGAGGAAAGTGCACGAAAAAGAAAAGCTTGAGCAGTCTCTCTATCTGCTGAAACAGGATTACCGGCTGCTGCAGGAAAAGAGGGAGTACCAGGCAACAGCAAACTACAGCCACAATGAGGAGTTTTTTCATCTTCCGGGAAAGGTTCTTCACTTGGACGGAGATCCGACCTACTTGCAAAAGTGCCTGTCGCTTTACGAACGGGTGGGCGTTCCTGTTTTTGGCGTTCACGTAAAAGAAACAGAAATGGAAAATGTTGTGGCGGAACTGATTGAAGAATACCGGCCGAATATTCTGGTCATCACGGGCCATGATGCTTATTCAAAGCATAAAGGACCAATCAATGACCTGAACGCATACCGCCATTCCAAGCATTTTGTTCAGACCGTCCGCAATGCGCGTAAAGCTGTTCCCCATCTTGATCAGCTGGTCATTTTTGCCGGTGCGTGCCAGTCTCATTTTGAATCGATTATAAGAGCGGGAGCCAATTTTGCCAGTTCCCCGTCAAGAGTGAATATTCATGCACTTGACCCTGTTTATATTGTAGCGAAAATAAGTTTTACGCCATTTTCAGAGCGAATAAACGTCTGGGATGTGCTGCGCAATACCCTGACAAGAGAAAAAGGGCTTGGCGGCATCGAAACCAAGGGAGTCCTCAGAACAGGAATGCCTTATCGCAGGCACGATGACACCAGTTCTTCGTGA
- a CDS encoding small, acid-soluble spore protein, alpha/beta type, with protein MGRRRQGIMSEEFKYELAKDLGFYDTVKQDGWGAIKSRDAGNMVKRAIEFAEQHMAGQVKK; from the coding sequence ATGGGAAGACGTCGTCAAGGAATTATGTCCGAAGAGTTTAAATACGAGCTGGCAAAGGATTTAGGGTTTTACGACACGGTCAAACAGGATGGCTGGGGGGCAATCAAATCCCGTGATGCAGGAAATATGGTAAAACGGGCAATTGAATTTGCTGAACAGCATATGGCCGGTCAGGTGAAAAAGTAA
- the glmU gene encoding bifunctional UDP-N-acetylglucosamine diphosphorylase/glucosamine-1-phosphate N-acetyltransferase GlmU — MDNRYAVILAAGQGTRMKSKLYKVLHPVGGKPMVQHVADEVSKLDLSKIVAVVGHGAEKVKDQLGDTAEYALQSEQLGTAHAVMQAASHLEGKEGTTIVICGDTPLITADTMASLLAHHAETHAKATILTAKADDPAGYGRVVRNAEGHVEKIVEHKDSNEEELLITEINTGTYCFDNKALFDSLKKVSNENSQGEYYLPDVIEILKSENEIISAFQTASFEETLGVNDRVALAQAEQFMKKRVNAFHMKNGVSIIDPDNTYISSDAVIGRDTVIYPGSVISGKTEIGEDSVIGPNTEINNCKIGDRTTIRQSAAHDSEIGHDVNIGPFAHIRPDSSIGDEVKIGNFVEIKKSSMGKASKASHLSYIGDAEVGADVNLGCGSITVNYDGKNKFLTKIEDGAFIGCNSNLIAPVTVGQGAYVAAGSTITDDVPGKALSIARARQVNKDDYLK, encoded by the coding sequence ATGGATAACCGATACGCAGTTATTTTAGCTGCAGGACAAGGCACAAGGATGAAATCAAAGCTTTATAAAGTGCTTCATCCAGTTGGCGGCAAGCCAATGGTTCAGCACGTAGCAGATGAAGTTTCAAAACTTGATTTAAGCAAAATCGTTGCTGTAGTTGGTCACGGAGCGGAGAAAGTAAAAGATCAGCTTGGCGATACAGCAGAATATGCCCTTCAAAGTGAACAGCTTGGAACGGCTCATGCTGTTATGCAGGCTGCATCCCATCTGGAAGGCAAAGAAGGGACAACCATTGTTATTTGCGGCGATACACCGTTAATTACGGCAGATACAATGGCATCACTGCTTGCTCATCACGCAGAAACACATGCAAAAGCAACGATTCTTACAGCTAAAGCAGATGATCCTGCAGGTTATGGACGTGTTGTGCGAAACGCTGAAGGACATGTTGAGAAGATTGTTGAACACAAAGATTCAAACGAAGAAGAACTTCTTATTACGGAAATCAACACTGGAACATACTGCTTCGACAATAAGGCTCTTTTTGACTCACTGAAAAAAGTGTCCAATGAAAATTCCCAAGGTGAATACTACCTTCCGGATGTTATTGAAATTTTAAAATCGGAAAATGAAATCATCTCGGCTTTTCAGACGGCATCTTTTGAAGAGACTCTCGGTGTTAATGACAGAGTGGCTCTTGCACAGGCAGAACAGTTTATGAAAAAGCGCGTTAATGCGTTTCACATGAAGAATGGTGTTTCCATCATTGATCCTGACAATACGTATATCTCAAGCGATGCAGTAATCGGAAGAGATACGGTTATCTATCCAGGTTCCGTCATTTCGGGGAAAACCGAAATCGGTGAAGATTCGGTTATCGGACCTAACACGGAAATCAACAACTGCAAAATCGGAGACCGGACAACGATCCGCCAGTCCGCTGCACACGACAGCGAAATAGGCCATGATGTAAACATCGGACCGTTTGCACATATCAGACCGGATTCTTCAATTGGTGACGAAGTTAAGATCGGAAACTTTGTTGAAATCAAGAAATCATCCATGGGCAAAGCGAGCAAAGCTTCACATCTGAGCTACATCGGAGATGCTGAAGTGGGTGCAGACGTAAACCTTGGATGCGGCTCGATTACAGTCAATTATGACGGCAAAAATAAATTCCTCACTAAGATTGAAGACGGAGCTTTCATCGGCTGCAATTCGAACTTAATCGCACCTGTAACAGTGGGCCAGGGAGCTTATGTTGCTGCAGGTTCTACGATTACAGATGATGTGCCGGGCAAAGCCCTTTCCATCGCACGTGCAAGACAAGTCAATAAAGATGACTATTTAAAATAA
- the rsmA gene encoding 16S rRNA (adenine(1518)-N(6)/adenine(1519)-N(6))-dimethyltransferase RsmA, translating to MIKDIATPVRTKAILEKYGFSFKKSLGQNFLIDPNVLTRIVDHAGVTEETGVIEIGPGIGALTEQLAKRAKKVVAFEIDQRLIPILKDTLSPYDNVSVIHQDVLEADVKTVMDEQFKDCREVMVVANLPYYVTTPIIMKLLEDQLPLKGIVVMLQKEVADRIEASPSSKDYGSLSIAVQYYTEAKTVMTVPRTVFMPQPNVDSAIIRLLLRNEAKVTVKDEAFFFKVVRGSFAQRRKTLLNNLQHSLQNGKEKKAAIEEALEKAGIDGRRRGETLSIEEFALLSDQLIGEFKE from the coding sequence ATGATTAAAGATATTGCAACACCGGTCCGCACGAAGGCCATTTTGGAAAAGTACGGCTTTTCATTTAAAAAGAGTCTTGGACAGAACTTTCTGATCGATCCGAATGTCCTGACAAGAATTGTTGACCATGCAGGGGTAACAGAAGAAACGGGTGTTATTGAAATTGGTCCCGGAATAGGGGCGCTGACTGAACAGCTGGCAAAGCGGGCCAAGAAAGTTGTTGCCTTTGAGATTGACCAGAGGCTGATCCCGATCTTAAAGGACACTCTGTCCCCGTATGATAACGTTTCAGTCATTCACCAGGATGTTCTGGAGGCAGATGTCAAAACGGTAATGGACGAGCAGTTTAAAGACTGCAGGGAAGTCATGGTCGTTGCCAATCTGCCTTACTACGTGACGACTCCGATTATTATGAAGCTCCTTGAAGATCAGCTTCCTTTAAAAGGCATCGTTGTTATGCTCCAAAAAGAGGTCGCAGACAGAATTGAGGCGTCTCCGTCCTCTAAAGACTACGGATCGCTTTCTATAGCAGTACAGTACTATACAGAGGCTAAAACCGTTATGACAGTGCCGAGAACAGTCTTTATGCCGCAGCCGAACGTCGACTCGGCCATCATCAGGCTGCTGCTCCGAAATGAAGCGAAAGTAACGGTAAAAGATGAGGCGTTTTTCTTTAAAGTGGTCAGAGGAAGCTTTGCTCAAAGAAGAAAAACCCTGCTTAACAATTTGCAGCACTCCCTCCAAAACGGCAAAGAAAAGAAAGCCGCTATTGAAGAGGCCCTTGAGAAGGCCGGCATCGACGGCAGAAGGCGGGGAGAAACGCTTTCCATCGAAGAATTTGCTTTGCTCAGTGATCAGCTCATTGGGGAATTTAAGGAATAA
- a CDS encoding RidA family protein, with protein sequence MRTIDTKKAPAAIGPYCQGIVLNGLFYSSGQIPLTPEGEMVTGTVEEQTHQVFSNLKAVLEEAGASLESVIKATVFLKDMNSFAAFNDVYGQYFSGHKPARSCVEVARLPKDALVEIEVIAAVS encoded by the coding sequence ATGAGAACAATTGATACGAAAAAGGCTCCGGCTGCCATAGGTCCATATTGCCAGGGGATCGTCCTAAACGGATTATTCTACAGTTCCGGTCAGATTCCGCTTACTCCAGAAGGAGAAATGGTTACAGGCACTGTTGAAGAGCAGACCCACCAGGTTTTCTCAAACCTGAAGGCTGTTCTTGAAGAAGCGGGCGCTTCACTTGAAAGTGTCATTAAAGCCACTGTTTTCTTAAAAGATATGAATTCATTCGCTGCTTTCAATGACGTCTATGGCCAGTACTTCAGCGGTCACAAGCCTGCACGTTCATGTGTGGAGGTTGCCAGACTTCCGAAAGATGCACTTGTGGAAATAGAAGTTATTGCTGCTGTAAGCTGA